The proteins below are encoded in one region of Thermosulfurimonas marina:
- a CDS encoding FmdE family protein, which yields MSIFEEPFEKILEESVRVHGHLCAGQVLGVRLALLGLRLIGIKDPRGADRKKFLVFVEMDRCATDAVQSVTGASLGKRSLKFYDYGIMAATFVHLGTGQAFRVIAREEARELADRYFPEIPDKYRRQLEAYRVMPEEELFEVQEVEVPVSEFDLPGRPRRRVRCEVCGLYVQDGREIERQGRIMCRPCAEGGYFRPKGPRTRPPKA from the coding sequence ATGTCTATCTTTGAGGAGCCCTTTGAGAAGATCCTTGAGGAGTCCGTGAGGGTCCACGGCCATCTCTGTGCCGGCCAGGTGCTGGGGGTGAGGTTGGCCCTCCTGGGCCTGCGCCTCATCGGCATCAAGGACCCTAGGGGAGCGGACCGCAAGAAATTTCTGGTCTTTGTGGAGATGGACCGCTGTGCCACCGATGCCGTACAGTCGGTCACCGGGGCCAGCCTGGGCAAACGCTCCCTCAAATTCTACGACTACGGGATCATGGCCGCCACCTTTGTCCATCTGGGGACCGGGCAGGCCTTCCGGGTGATCGCCCGGGAGGAGGCCCGGGAACTGGCGGACCGCTATTTTCCGGAGATTCCGGACAAATATCGGCGGCAGCTTGAGGCCTATCGGGTCATGCCGGAGGAGGAGCTTTTTGAGGTTCAGGAGGTGGAGGTCCCGGTTTCGGAATTCGACCTTCCCGGAAGACCTCGCCGCAGGGTCAGGTGTGAGGTCTGTGGGCTTTACGTGCAGGACGGTCGAGAGATAGAGCGGCAGGGCCGCATCATGTGTCGGCCCTGTGCCGAGGGAGGGTACTTCCGTCCGAAAGGGCCCCGGACCAGGCCTCCGAAAGCCTGA
- the holB gene encoding DNA polymerase III subunit delta' → MRLEDLRGQPAAVKLFRRALESGRLAHAYLLVGPEGTGKATAVRALVAELFCETGGACGNCRACRKLQRGTHPDFLVLSREGEKISIARVREAERFLRHAPLEAPAKVILVEEAERLTPEAANALLKSLEEPPPYAHFFLTALSTERLLPTIVSRSQVVRFRPLSPETLEELLRERFALSEEEARALALLSEGSPGRALQFSKVGLLEGLHRLVAAARSKDPGRRLRTVEDLAGRKDHLPDLLFLLRLWLWYSFLARRKLTQYPPGLPSPAPEAGALQLAEEVERIRQDLENYANVELSLLYLLFRLSEAWSGALSDGSTLPRHRADT, encoded by the coding sequence TTGCGGCTGGAAGACCTTCGTGGGCAGCCCGCGGCGGTTAAACTCTTCCGCCGGGCCCTGGAGAGCGGACGCCTGGCCCATGCTTATCTCTTGGTGGGGCCGGAGGGGACGGGCAAGGCCACCGCGGTGCGGGCCCTGGTGGCCGAACTTTTTTGTGAAACCGGCGGGGCCTGCGGAAATTGCCGGGCCTGTAGAAAACTCCAGCGGGGAACCCACCCCGACTTCCTGGTCCTCTCCCGGGAGGGAGAAAAGATCTCCATCGCCCGGGTGCGGGAGGCCGAACGCTTCCTGAGACATGCCCCTCTGGAGGCCCCGGCCAAGGTCATCCTGGTGGAGGAGGCCGAAAGACTCACCCCTGAAGCGGCCAACGCCCTGCTCAAATCGCTGGAGGAGCCCCCGCCTTACGCCCACTTCTTCCTTACCGCCCTCTCCACGGAAAGACTCCTGCCCACCATCGTCTCCCGCTCCCAGGTGGTGCGCTTCCGGCCCCTCTCTCCGGAGACCCTGGAGGAGCTCCTACGGGAACGCTTCGCCCTCTCGGAAGAGGAGGCCCGGGCCCTGGCCCTCCTTTCCGAGGGCAGCCCGGGAAGGGCCCTCCAATTTTCGAAAGTCGGGCTTCTGGAAGGGCTTCACCGGCTGGTGGCCGCGGCCCGCAGCAAGGACCCGGGCCGACGTCTTCGCACGGTGGAAGACCTCGCAGGTCGCAAAGACCATCTCCCGGACCTCCTCTTTCTCCTGCGCCTCTGGCTCTGGTATTCCTTTTTGGCCCGGCGCAAGCTTACCCAATATCCTCCAGGGCTCCCCTCTCCGGCCCCGGAGGCCGGAGCCCTCCAGCTCGCCGAAGAAGTGGAAAGGATACGGCAGGACCTCGAAAATTATGCTAACGTGGAATTGAGCCTTCTTTATCTCCTTTTCAGGCTTTCGGAGGCCTGGTCCGGGGCCCTTTCGGACGGAAGTACCCTCCCTCGGCACAGGGCCGACACATGA
- the murA gene encoding UDP-N-acetylglucosamine 1-carboxyvinyltransferase, translating to MKEDTPYLEIEGGFELSGEVRVSGAKNAVLPVLAATLLVPGIYRLARVPRLLDLYTMLELLEYLGASFRWEEDLLVVDTQRVEGWEAPYALVSRMRGSILVLGALTARFGRARVAKPGGCPIGPRPVDLHTRGLALMGARVEDQNEIWVEAPQGLRGAEIVLDFPSVTATENLLMAAVRARGRSRIVNAAREPEVEFLGRFLEAMGAKIRGLGTGVLEIEGGRELTPPSEPVTIIPDRIETGTYLMLAGLCGGEITVAGTEPQYLEAPLLKLREAGLEVEWEADRVYARATGPLRPLKVVTAPYPGFPTDLQAQIMVLLTQAHGISRITENLFKERFRHVPELQRMGADIEQEGGIAFVRGPTPLRAAEVKAHDLRAGASLVLAALAAEGVSRVYGLEHLDRGYEALEEKLRALGARIRRRREESFAAGRPSWAARGG from the coding sequence ATGAAAGAGGACACCCCATATCTCGAGATCGAGGGCGGATTTGAGCTTTCCGGGGAGGTCCGGGTGAGCGGGGCCAAAAACGCGGTCCTTCCGGTCCTGGCCGCCACTTTACTCGTCCCCGGAATCTACCGCCTGGCCCGGGTACCTCGGCTCCTTGATCTTTATACCATGCTGGAGCTCCTGGAATATCTGGGAGCCTCCTTCAGGTGGGAGGAAGACCTCCTGGTGGTGGACACCCAGAGGGTGGAGGGTTGGGAGGCCCCTTACGCCTTGGTCAGCCGTATGCGGGGGTCCATTTTGGTGCTGGGGGCCCTGACCGCAAGATTCGGCCGGGCCCGGGTGGCCAAACCCGGAGGTTGCCCCATCGGTCCCCGACCGGTGGACCTCCATACCCGGGGGCTGGCCCTTATGGGAGCCAGGGTCGAAGACCAGAACGAGATCTGGGTGGAGGCTCCCCAGGGATTGCGGGGAGCGGAAATCGTCCTTGATTTCCCCTCGGTCACGGCCACCGAAAATCTCCTTATGGCCGCCGTGCGGGCCCGGGGCCGGAGCCGGATAGTCAACGCCGCCCGGGAACCGGAGGTAGAGTTTCTGGGACGGTTCCTGGAGGCCATGGGGGCAAAGATCCGGGGCCTGGGGACCGGAGTGCTGGAGATCGAAGGGGGCCGGGAGCTTACCCCTCCCTCCGAGCCGGTAACCATTATTCCGGATCGCATCGAGACCGGGACCTATCTCATGCTGGCCGGGCTCTGTGGAGGGGAAATCACCGTGGCCGGGACCGAGCCCCAATATCTGGAGGCCCCGCTTCTTAAGCTGCGTGAGGCCGGTCTGGAGGTGGAATGGGAGGCCGACCGCGTTTACGCCCGGGCCACAGGTCCCCTGCGTCCCCTCAAGGTGGTCACCGCCCCTTACCCCGGATTCCCCACGGATCTCCAGGCCCAGATCATGGTCCTCCTCACTCAGGCTCATGGAATCTCCCGGATCACAGAGAATCTTTTCAAGGAGAGATTCCGGCACGTTCCGGAACTCCAGAGGATGGGAGCGGATATCGAGCAGGAGGGGGGAATAGCCTTTGTGCGCGGGCCCACTCCCCTTCGGGCCGCGGAGGTCAAGGCCCACGATCTTCGGGCCGGGGCCTCTCTGGTCCTGGCCGCCCTGGCGGCCGAAGGAGTGAGCCGGGTCTACGGCCTGGAACACCTGGACCGGGGCTACGAGGCCCTGGAGGAGAAGTTGAGGGCTTTGGGGGCCCGGATCCGAAGACGGAGGGAGGAGTCCTTTGCGGCTGGAAGACCTTCGTGGGCAGCCCGCGGCGGTTAA
- the prmC gene encoding peptide chain release factor N(5)-glutamine methyltransferase — MRVREALALGKAFLVEAGLPPEKALAETRALLAHLLEVKPLEVYLHLERGVPEETFRRLLEERARGIPLAYLLGEVEFYGRTFSVKPGVLIPRAETEILVEAVLSEDLPPGPVLELGVGSGVVLITLLLEGRFTKGIGVDRSRKALSVARENVARYRLEKRVLLVQGDWLSPLKVFPAFAALVSNPPYVSRAEWEELPREVREYEPREALDGGPEGLDYIRRTLAEARRYLRPGGKLFLEIGYNQRRAVEDLAAREGWQVKFYRDLLGYDRVGVFR, encoded by the coding sequence ATGCGGGTGCGGGAGGCCCTGGCCCTGGGAAAAGCTTTCCTGGTAGAGGCCGGCCTCCCCCCGGAAAAGGCCCTCGCGGAAACCCGAGCCCTTCTCGCCCATCTCCTGGAAGTTAAACCCCTTGAGGTCTACCTCCATCTTGAAAGAGGGGTCCCGGAGGAAACCTTTCGGCGACTCCTTGAGGAAAGGGCCCGGGGGATTCCCCTGGCCTATCTCCTGGGAGAGGTGGAGTTTTACGGACGGACCTTTTCCGTAAAACCCGGGGTCCTCATTCCCCGGGCGGAGACCGAAATCCTGGTCGAGGCCGTCCTTTCCGAGGATCTTCCCCCGGGACCGGTCCTGGAGCTGGGCGTAGGCTCCGGCGTGGTCCTGATAACCCTCCTTCTCGAAGGACGTTTCACAAAGGGGATCGGGGTGGACCGCAGCAGAAAGGCCCTCTCCGTAGCCCGGGAAAACGTGGCCCGCTACAGACTTGAAAAAAGGGTTCTCCTGGTTCAGGGAGATTGGCTCTCTCCCCTTAAGGTCTTTCCGGCCTTCGCCGCTCTGGTTTCCAATCCTCCCTATGTGAGCCGGGCCGAATGGGAGGAGCTTCCCCGGGAGGTGCGGGAGTATGAACCCCGGGAGGCCCTGGACGGAGGCCCGGAGGGCCTGGACTATATCCGGCGTACTCTGGCCGAAGCCCGAAGATACCTCCGCCCCGGGGGTAAGCTCTTTTTAGAAATTGGATATAATCAAAGGAGGGCTGTGGAGGATTTGGCCGCAAGAGAGGGTTGGCAGGTGAAATTTTATCGGGATCTTTTGGGCTATGACCGCGTAGGAGTTTTCCGATGA
- a CDS encoding class I SAM-dependent methyltransferase, protein MNLTQETVKVRDRELVLFKPRDLDFYLEEGQGLADFPFWAKVWEASLVLADFVATLKPPKRILEIGAGLGLPGLAAAAFGHQVTLTDYESRPLELIRRSAEANGLKVRVARLDWFEPADLGEFEIILGAEVVYAGRLFEPLLQIFRRYLLPGGEIYLAHSRERARVLVPFLKRAEVEFEVAHSLRRLRSGDEVYEIVLNRLRPKGF, encoded by the coding sequence GTGAATCTCACCCAAGAAACCGTAAAGGTGCGGGATCGAGAATTGGTCCTTTTCAAGCCCCGGGATCTTGATTTTTATCTTGAGGAGGGGCAGGGCCTTGCAGATTTCCCCTTCTGGGCCAAGGTCTGGGAGGCCTCTCTGGTGCTGGCGGACTTCGTGGCCACCCTTAAGCCCCCCAAGAGGATCCTGGAGATCGGGGCCGGTCTGGGGCTCCCCGGACTTGCCGCTGCGGCCTTCGGCCACCAGGTAACCCTTACCGACTATGAGTCTCGCCCGCTGGAACTGATCCGCCGTTCGGCCGAGGCCAATGGCCTTAAGGTGCGGGTGGCCCGGCTCGACTGGTTTGAACCTGCGGACCTGGGGGAATTTGAGATCATTTTGGGGGCCGAGGTGGTCTATGCCGGCCGTCTTTTTGAGCCCCTTCTTCAGATCTTCCGGCGCTACCTCCTTCCCGGGGGGGAGATCTATCTGGCCCATTCCCGGGAGCGGGCCCGGGTCCTGGTGCCCTTTTTGAAGCGGGCGGAAGTAGAATTTGAAGTAGCCCACAGCCTGAGGCGCCTGCGTTCCGGAGACGAAGTCTACGAGATCGTACTCAACCGCTTGCGTCCCAAAGGATTTTAA
- a CDS encoding undecaprenyl-diphosphate phosphatase has product MAELLPAALLGAFQGLTEFLPISSSGHLVLLEDLLQFRGGLAFDAFIHLGTLLAVLLYFRRDWLKMWRALPSGERPRRLLALILLATIPGGLAGLLLEEVIESRFRTPHSVAFFLAFMSLPLLLGEILGKKSRRAEDLGVGEALFIGLAQALALFPGTSRSGITMAAALLLGLSRSEAARFSFLLSAPIIAGAGLVGGLKGLAEGLSPSLMLVGFLGAFLAGLAAIAFLFSFLRRHSFYPFVAYRLLLALLIFLFSGVPARAASPYSRVVTVLVREVPPEKLSNPSSESLTPALLLPGGRFLLADYEKVKGAPFLEAVLSDGRSFPARLESYDPYLGLAFLRLPQQVKERQRLAFAETFPAAGTFLRLVNSSSPLRVYPAWVVEAPRVERARGLWEGARFGVYIPVSEEGFLFSPQGKLVGFVRSGPSGVRSALPGWLLKLATQKFLSQGKVEWAWLGVETVPLTPVLQKALKMESSHGLLVLRVYPGSPAARAGLLAGTEVQALGNRVYPLGGDLLLEADGRPLHEPAELEALVLAREPGQILRLKVWRKGCLRYIKVKLDRRRGP; this is encoded by the coding sequence ATGGCCGAGCTCCTTCCCGCCGCCCTTCTGGGAGCCTTCCAGGGGCTTACGGAGTTTCTTCCCATCTCCAGCTCCGGACATCTGGTGCTCCTGGAAGACCTCTTGCAGTTCCGGGGAGGCCTGGCCTTTGACGCCTTCATCCACCTGGGGACTCTACTGGCGGTCCTTCTTTATTTCCGGAGGGACTGGCTGAAGATGTGGCGGGCCCTCCCTTCCGGAGAGCGGCCACGGAGGCTTCTGGCCCTCATCCTCCTGGCCACCATACCCGGAGGGCTGGCCGGACTTCTCCTGGAGGAAGTCATCGAGAGCCGGTTCCGAACCCCCCATTCCGTGGCCTTTTTTCTGGCCTTCATGAGTCTTCCCCTTCTTTTGGGGGAGATCCTGGGAAAGAAGAGCCGCCGGGCCGAGGACCTGGGGGTAGGAGAGGCGCTTTTTATAGGCCTGGCCCAGGCCCTGGCCCTCTTTCCCGGGACCTCCCGCAGCGGCATCACCATGGCCGCGGCCCTTCTTCTGGGCCTCTCCCGCTCGGAGGCCGCCCGCTTTTCCTTCCTCCTTTCGGCCCCCATCATCGCCGGGGCCGGCCTGGTGGGAGGGCTCAAGGGTTTGGCCGAGGGGCTCTCCCCTTCTCTTATGTTGGTGGGCTTTCTGGGGGCCTTTCTGGCTGGTCTTGCGGCCATAGCCTTTCTCTTTTCCTTCCTGCGCCGACACAGCTTCTATCCCTTTGTGGCCTATCGCCTCCTCCTGGCCCTCCTGATCTTTCTTTTTTCCGGGGTTCCGGCCCGGGCCGCCTCCCCTTACTCCCGGGTGGTAACCGTACTGGTCCGGGAGGTTCCTCCGGAGAAGCTTTCTAACCCCTCGTCAGAGAGTCTTACTCCGGCCCTCCTCCTTCCCGGGGGGCGTTTTCTCTTGGCCGACTACGAGAAGGTCAAGGGCGCCCCCTTTCTTGAGGCCGTCCTTTCCGACGGCCGGAGCTTTCCGGCACGCCTCGAAAGTTACGACCCCTACCTGGGGCTGGCCTTCCTGCGCCTGCCCCAGCAGGTAAAAGAAAGACAACGCCTGGCCTTTGCCGAAACCTTTCCGGCGGCCGGGACCTTTCTTCGCCTGGTGAATTCCTCTTCCCCCCTCCGGGTGTATCCCGCCTGGGTGGTGGAGGCCCCCCGGGTGGAGAGGGCCCGCGGTCTCTGGGAAGGGGCCCGCTTCGGGGTCTATATCCCGGTGTCCGAAGAAGGCTTTCTCTTTTCCCCCCAAGGAAAATTGGTGGGCTTTGTGCGGTCCGGCCCCTCGGGGGTGCGTTCCGCGCTTCCGGGCTGGCTGTTGAAGCTCGCCACCCAAAAGTTCCTCTCCCAGGGAAAGGTGGAATGGGCCTGGCTGGGGGTAGAAACCGTCCCTCTGACCCCGGTCTTACAGAAGGCCCTTAAGATGGAAAGCTCTCACGGGCTCCTGGTGTTGCGGGTTTATCCCGGAAGCCCCGCCGCGCGGGCGGGCCTTCTTGCCGGAACGGAGGTCCAGGCCCTGGGTAACCGGGTCTATCCCCTCGGAGGAGACCTCCTCCTTGAGGCGGACGGGCGTCCTCTACACGAGCCGGCCGAACTCGAGGCCCTGGTCCTGGCCCGCGAACCCGGACAGATCCTGCGCCTTAAAGTTTGGCGAAAGGGATGCCTACGCTATATTAAGGTAAAATTGGACCGAAGGAGGGGACCGTGA
- a CDS encoding magnesium transporter CorA family protein produces the protein MLRIYCSENGFLLPAEEACPQSWLILTAPSEEELRFAERRFGILPEFLRYPLDEEERPRVEVEEKQLLIIFHVPDPRHQGDILRYETVPLGIIVTEKAVVTVCLKENLVFEEVISQAGRFLPVDLARPTTFLFLLFYCVTNLFLRYLRLMDRLIDDYERELYRSFRNRELVKILSLEKSLVYFNTALRGNDVVLSRIQSGRYLRLSEEDLELLEDIQIENRQAIEMAKIYSDILTGTMDAYASIIGNNLNVVMKFLTALAIVLAIPTVISSLYGMNVRLPFQENPHAFWGILLVSFGLSVLVTGYFIKKRLF, from the coding sequence ATGTTGCGGATCTACTGTTCGGAAAACGGATTCCTCCTGCCGGCGGAAGAGGCCTGTCCCCAGAGCTGGCTGATCCTCACCGCCCCTTCGGAGGAGGAGTTGCGCTTCGCGGAACGGCGCTTCGGGATCCTTCCGGAATTCCTGCGCTATCCCCTGGACGAGGAAGAAAGGCCGCGGGTAGAGGTGGAGGAAAAACAACTTCTCATCATCTTTCACGTCCCGGATCCTCGGCACCAGGGAGACATCCTGCGTTATGAGACCGTACCCCTGGGAATCATCGTCACCGAGAAGGCGGTAGTCACCGTCTGCCTTAAGGAAAACCTGGTCTTTGAGGAGGTGATCTCTCAGGCGGGGCGTTTTCTGCCCGTGGATCTCGCCCGACCCACCACCTTCCTCTTTCTCCTCTTTTACTGTGTGACCAATCTCTTTCTGCGCTATCTCCGCCTAATGGACCGTCTGATCGATGACTACGAGAGGGAACTTTACCGCTCCTTCCGCAACCGAGAATTGGTTAAGATCCTGAGCCTGGAAAAGAGCCTGGTCTATTTCAACACCGCCCTCCGGGGAAACGACGTGGTCCTTTCCCGGATCCAGTCCGGACGCTATCTCCGCCTTTCGGAAGAAGACCTGGAGCTCCTGGAGGACATCCAGATCGAGAACCGTCAGGCCATCGAGATGGCCAAGATCTATTCGGACATTCTCACCGGCACCATGGACGCCTACGCCTCCATCATCGGAAACAACCTCAACGTGGTCATGAAATTTCTCACGGCCCTGGCCATCGTCCTGGCTATCCCCACCGTGATCTCCAGCCTCTACGGTATGAATGTGCGCCTGCCCTTTCAGGAAAATCCCCACGCCTTCTGGGGGATTCTCCTGGTCTCTTTCGGGCTTTCCGTTCTGGTTACGGGCTATTTCATCAAAAAGAGGCTCTTCTGA
- a CDS encoding YicC/YloC family endoribonuclease: protein MQSMTGFGRGERQGEGFVLQVEVKSLNHRFMEVLLRLPRRYQPLEERIRRVLKERFHRGRFEIQARLSGVPPATARVFADRDLLSQYLTLLRSLRAEFGLSGEIQLGDLLRLREIFDLSEEAPPLEELWEEFGPALEEALREVEEMRTREGAFLKKALEGLLEELSGWIERLAALKDSHLTEARQRLEERLRSLLADHGLDPVRLHQEAALLADRLDFTEELDRLRAHVRHFREVLEASGPCGRKLDFLCQEMFREINTLANKAASAEISHLAVEVKSTIEKMREQVQNLE from the coding sequence ATGCAGAGCATGACCGGCTTTGGACGAGGGGAACGGCAGGGCGAAGGCTTCGTCCTCCAGGTAGAGGTCAAGAGCCTCAACCACCGCTTCATGGAGGTCCTCCTGCGCCTTCCCCGGCGCTATCAACCGCTTGAAGAGCGCATCCGAAGGGTCCTCAAGGAGCGCTTTCACCGCGGTCGTTTCGAGATTCAGGCCCGACTCTCCGGGGTGCCCCCGGCCACGGCCCGGGTCTTTGCCGACCGAGATCTCCTCTCCCAGTATCTGACCCTCCTGCGCAGTCTGCGGGCAGAATTCGGGCTTTCCGGAGAGATTCAGCTGGGAGACCTCCTGCGCCTGCGGGAGATCTTCGACCTGAGCGAGGAAGCCCCCCCGCTTGAGGAACTCTGGGAAGAATTCGGGCCGGCCCTGGAGGAGGCCCTCCGGGAAGTGGAAGAGATGCGGACTCGGGAAGGGGCCTTCCTCAAAAAGGCCCTTGAGGGGCTTCTTGAGGAACTTTCGGGCTGGATCGAGCGCCTGGCCGCCCTCAAGGATTCCCACCTGACCGAGGCCCGGCAAAGACTTGAAGAAAGGCTCCGAAGCCTCCTTGCGGACCACGGGCTCGATCCGGTAAGACTCCATCAGGAAGCGGCCCTTCTGGCCGACCGCCTGGATTTTACCGAGGAGCTCGACCGCCTGCGGGCCCATGTGCGCCATTTCCGGGAGGTCCTGGAGGCCTCGGGCCCCTGCGGACGCAAACTGGACTTCCTGTGTCAGGAGATGTTTCGGGAGATTAATACCCTGGCCAACAAAGCGGCCTCGGCGGAAATCTCTCATCTGGCGGTAGAGGTCAAAAGCACCATTGAGAAAATGCGGGAACAGGTGCAAAATCTGGAGTGA
- the pal gene encoding peptidoglycan-associated lipoprotein Pal, with product MRGLIWMVVGLFLLSACAQKEISSGPVPQAPVSPPEEAVSPPPSPPVAGERPSGVKGPPAFSEESLEAAARKARELPPEERLRLYGRSTPPLKAIFFDFDDYRIRPDMIPRLEEDARFLLQHPEYRVELQGNCDERGDRDYNLALGEKRALEVKKYLENLGVSPERLSTVSFGEERPLAPGHNEAAWALNRRVDLVILKNP from the coding sequence ATGCGTGGGTTAATCTGGATGGTTGTGGGGCTGTTTCTTCTTTCGGCCTGTGCCCAAAAGGAGATTTCTTCGGGGCCCGTGCCTCAGGCCCCGGTCTCTCCGCCGGAAGAGGCCGTAAGCCCTCCTCCGAGCCCTCCGGTGGCCGGGGAAAGGCCTTCCGGGGTGAAGGGCCCGCCGGCCTTTTCCGAAGAGAGTCTCGAGGCCGCGGCCCGCAAGGCCCGGGAACTTCCTCCGGAAGAACGCTTGCGCCTTTACGGGCGGAGCACCCCCCCGCTTAAGGCCATCTTTTTCGATTTCGACGACTACCGGATTCGCCCGGATATGATTCCCCGCCTCGAAGAAGATGCCCGTTTTCTCCTGCAGCATCCGGAATACCGGGTGGAACTTCAGGGAAATTGTGATGAAAGGGGAGACCGGGATTACAACCTGGCCCTCGGCGAAAAACGGGCCCTGGAGGTCAAGAAATATCTGGAAAATCTGGGGGTCTCTCCGGAGAGACTCTCCACGGTAAGTTTTGGCGAGGAACGCCCGCTAGCTCCCGGGCACAATGAGGCGGCCTGGGCCCTTAACCGGCGGGTAGACCTGGTGATCCTCAAAAATCCCTAA
- a CDS encoding OmpH family outer membrane protein — protein sequence MRRGFFLLLVLGLLLGTSVKAAELKIAVIDLQKVVRSSKAGQEAMQKLQARLEKWKAKLEAKQKEIKAFQEEMQKKAPLLSEEARAEKQREYQKMLREFRAMQEDAQFEMKEEEKKALQPIFKDLEKVLKELAQKEGYDLILEKNMPGVYWASPKIDISEHVIQLYNQYLTSKGTQK from the coding sequence ATGCGTAGAGGATTTTTTCTACTGTTGGTCCTGGGCTTGCTTCTCGGGACCTCGGTCAAGGCTGCGGAGCTGAAGATTGCGGTCATCGATCTGCAGAAGGTGGTGCGTTCTTCCAAGGCCGGACAGGAGGCCATGCAGAAGCTCCAGGCCCGCTTAGAAAAATGGAAGGCCAAGCTTGAGGCCAAACAGAAAGAGATCAAGGCCTTTCAGGAAGAGATGCAGAAAAAGGCCCCTCTCCTTTCCGAGGAGGCCCGGGCGGAAAAACAGCGGGAATATCAGAAGATGCTCCGGGAATTTCGGGCTATGCAGGAGGACGCCCAGTTCGAGATGAAAGAGGAGGAAAAGAAGGCCCTGCAGCCCATCTTTAAGGATCTGGAAAAGGTCCTCAAGGAGCTGGCCCAGAAGGAGGGCTATGACCTCATTCTCGAAAAGAACATGCCCGGGGTCTACTGGGCCTCTCCCAAGATCGACATAAGCGAGCACGTAATCCAGCTTTACAATCAGTATCTGACCTCTAAAGGGACCCAAAAGTGA
- a CDS encoding ROK family protein has translation MILAADIGGTRSRLGLGTLEGPFRLSRVEILENAAFRSPKTLLKRYLSTLSEVPEMGVLAVAGPVQGRRARLTNLGWKVDAGELERALGFPFFLLNDLEAAAYGLFKVPASEVEKIKPGRRRGAVVAVLGVGTGLGEALLVRHFPLALASEGGHAEYPVDTEEEWGLYRFLKGRFGHVSLERVISGPGLSNVYAYFSGRESSPEEILAAARKGEREALSAVRLVVRALGREASSLVLKALALSGVYLLGGLAQALRPWLDREFEEAFLAKGRLRELLEKVPVYLVRHPSPALLGAALYGRILRARLSAHFLPHT, from the coding sequence GTGATTCTGGCCGCAGACATCGGGGGGACCCGGTCTCGTTTGGGCCTGGGGACCCTCGAGGGTCCGTTTCGTCTAAGCCGGGTGGAGATCTTGGAAAATGCCGCCTTTAGAAGTCCGAAGACCCTTCTCAAGCGATACCTTTCCACCCTTTCCGAGGTCCCGGAGATGGGGGTCCTGGCGGTGGCCGGGCCGGTGCAGGGGAGACGGGCCCGGCTTACCAACCTGGGCTGGAAGGTGGATGCCGGAGAGCTTGAGCGGGCCCTGGGCTTTCCTTTTTTTCTCCTGAACGATCTCGAGGCCGCGGCCTACGGGCTTTTTAAGGTCCCGGCCTCGGAGGTAGAGAAGATCAAGCCGGGCAGGAGACGCGGGGCGGTGGTGGCGGTCCTGGGGGTGGGGACCGGGCTGGGAGAGGCCCTCCTGGTGCGCCATTTTCCCCTGGCCCTGGCCAGCGAGGGGGGGCATGCGGAATATCCGGTGGATACCGAGGAGGAATGGGGGCTTTATCGGTTCCTCAAGGGGCGTTTCGGTCACGTAAGCCTCGAACGGGTGATCTCCGGCCCGGGGCTTTCCAACGTCTATGCCTATTTTTCAGGACGGGAATCTTCTCCGGAAGAGATCCTGGCTGCGGCCCGGAAGGGAGAAAGGGAGGCCCTTTCGGCGGTGAGACTGGTGGTTCGGGCCCTGGGCCGGGAGGCCTCCTCCCTGGTCCTCAAGGCCCTGGCCCTTTCCGGGGTCTATCTCCTGGGCGGTCTGGCTCAGGCCTTAAGGCCCTGGCTTGACCGGGAATTTGAGGAGGCCTTTCTAGCCAAGGGCCGGCTGCGGGAGCTTCTCGAAAAGGTCCCGGTCTATCTGGTCAGGCACCCTTCACCGGCCCTTCTGGGGGCGGCCCTTTACGGTCGTATTCTTCGAGCTCGATTATCCGCTCATTTTCTCCCGCATACTTAA
- the tsaE gene encoding tRNA (adenosine(37)-N6)-threonylcarbamoyltransferase complex ATPase subunit type 1 TsaE, translating to MPEIYKSRSPEETRALAEALAQRLSAGDLVALIGDLGSGKTTFVQGLARGLGVPPEIYVTSPSFTLVNEYPGRVPLFHVDLYRISPEEVEDLGLSEMLSQGVVVVEWAERLPEGLSPRFVVRFKYAGENERIIELEEYDRKGPPPEGPVKGA from the coding sequence ATGCCGGAAATATATAAGAGCCGCTCCCCGGAGGAGACCCGGGCCCTGGCCGAAGCCCTGGCCCAAAGGCTTTCTGCCGGCGATCTCGTGGCCCTCATCGGGGACCTCGGCTCCGGAAAGACCACCTTCGTCCAGGGTCTGGCCCGGGGTCTGGGAGTGCCCCCGGAGATCTATGTGACCAGTCCCTCCTTCACCCTAGTGAACGAATACCCGGGGAGGGTGCCCCTCTTTCACGTGGACCTCTACCGGATCTCTCCGGAGGAGGTGGAGGACCTGGGGCTCTCGGAGATGCTCTCCCAGGGGGTGGTGGTGGTGGAGTGGGCCGAAAGGCTTCCCGAGGGCTTGAGCCCCCGCTTTGTGGTGCGCTTTAAGTATGCGGGAGAAAATGAGCGGATAATCGAGCTCGAAGAATACGACCGTAAAGGGCCGCCCCCAGAAGGGCCGGTGAAGGGTGCCTGA